A segment of the Lolium perenne isolate Kyuss_39 chromosome 3, Kyuss_2.0, whole genome shotgun sequence genome:
GGAAGTGTTCCTTTCAAGTCGATAATTTATGAAATAGGCATGATGTAGTGACTGTAAATACCATACATGGTTAACAGATAAATATGTTCTAGCACGCTGTTAATCATGACATCAGTGATCAATTGGGATACTGTTTACAATTGTTAAGCGCATCTCGTCTGACTATGCTGATGTTGTGGAACAGAGGGAGATTACGAGTCCTTTAAGTAAAAGTATTGTAGTAGGAAATCTAAGAATCTAGTGTGTTAGGAACGGCCTAGAAgctatatatatttatatatatccAGTGTAGAAGGATGCTCAGTATTTTAATCAACCAAGCAAGAAGGACAACTCTGTTCTTCCCCCATATTCTCTTCTCCTAAACTATGTCTTCCTAATCCCCTACAACCAGTATTTTAATCAACCAAGCAAGAAGGACAACTCTGTTCTTCCCCCATATTCTCTTCTCCTAAACTATGTCTTTCTAATCCCCTACAACCATGCCACATGGTTATCTTTAGCACAGTGCTTATCCCACTGCAGAAGTAGGTCTGTGCAGGTAATCACAGAGCTTAGGGTgtcaacaacaacatcaaagccttttttcccaagcaagttggggtaggctagatatgaaacccaacggaaacataaggaaaccaaAACAAGGAGAGAgaaaaaaagtaaactaagacccCGGCACATGATTCACTGATTTCCATGTGGTCCTATCAAGAGCTAAATCTTTAGGGACATTCCAATCCCTTAAATCTCTTTTTGCCGCATCCGCCCATGTCAACTTTGGTTGTCCTCTGCCCCTCCTTGTATTTTCCATACTCCTTAGAGTTCCAATTAACTGGTGCTTCTGGAGGCATTCATACGGCCTTACCTCCTTGCATCCATTTCAATGCCTCCTTAACCTCAAGCTCTTGGATCCTCCGCACGAAACGCTTGTTGGTTTCATCAAAGGAGTCATCGAGCTCATGTATATTGGTCCCATTCACATCATTGAATAACCCATCAAAGTACTCCCTCGGTCTGTTCTTGATCTCTTCATCTTTCACTAGAAGTCGATTTGCCTCGTCCTTGATGCATTTAATTTGGTTGAGGTCCGTCTTCCACTCACAAATTTTCGCCATCTTGTAGATATCCTTGTTGCCTTCCTTCGTGCCTAGTCTGTCATATAGCTCATCATAGGCCTATCCCCTTGCTTCACTCACGGCTCGCCTTGCATTCTTCTTCACCTCTTTGTACTTCACCATGTTTCTATCGTGGTGCCAGCTCTTGTAGCACTCCTTCTCCTTGAAAGCCTTTTGGACATCCGCATTCCACCACCATGTGTCCTTAGCTTCATGCTTCTTACCCTTTGTCACTCCAAGCACTTCCCTAGTTACCTTCCGAATGGAAGTTGTCATCTTCACCCACATGCTATCTGCACCTCCCTATAAATAGAGCAATTGCATAAATTGGGTTTTGAACCTGTGATCTATAACCTGCCAACATGGGTAATAACCGCAAAGAGCTTAGGGTATCAGCAAATGGAAATTTAATAGTAAACCTTGCAGTTGTATACTATTCGATTCCACGGAAGTATGGGTATACTGTGCTTTGCATATAGTGGCCTTTTCCATGTTATTTGAATCTGACGCTAAGATCAAAAGGTACCATGATTAATTTGACATGTATAGCAGAATGTGAGGATTAACTGCATTATGCATTGCTGTGTGATTGTATTTAACTGCCATCGGATGAAGTTTCACCTTTATTAATTCTGTTTGATAGGTTACTTTTGTTGAAGCTCTTGATCAATTAATGCCTGGTTTTGATCCCGAGATTGCAAAATTGGCACAGAGGATCCTTATCAATCCTCGTAAAATTGACTATCACACTGGTGTGTTTGCAAGCAAGGTTAGTTCCAACTTCAACTTAGCATTTGCGGGCAATGTATATATTTTGGACACTACTCTCTAATTTACAGCTTGAAGCATCTGTGTCTTTAGATTACCCCGGCAAAGAATGGTAAGCCTGTGTTGATCGAGTTGATTGATGCTAAGACGAAGGAACACAAAGAAACACTTGAGGTAAAGACAGTAGAGTTCTTTTTTTTGCCCTCACCTTTCATTGTAGATGATTTGTGCTATTATCTGTATCAGTATATTGTCTTGTGCTGTTCCCTGCTGTTGCTGTTATCCTACAATGAATTAATTGTTCTGGAAAAGTATGATTATTTAGTGTCATCtgtaaaagagagattttgtgttTGCAGGTGGATGCAGCCCTTATAGCTACAGGAAGGGCGCCGTTCACCAAAGGACTTGGCTTGGAAAATGTGCGCACATGAAAATGTTTGCTGCCAAAGTTTACAAAGTTCTATTCTATTTATGCATAAATAATACGTTTTTTTTCTTCAGATGAATGTTGTTACCCAACGTGGTTTTATTCCAGTTGACGAGCGGATGCAAGTTATGGATGCAGATGGCAATGCGGTACGCTAAATTACATAGTGCCTCCTTCTTTTATTTGTTGTTTCAAACGTCGACCCGAAGCCGTATACACCTTTGACTATTTTTTTTTATCTCATAAGTAATACTTAGACATCTATGATATGCAAGTACTTTTGATGAAAAATCTATCAACATTATTTCCATGTGGCAAACAAGAAAACTTTCGTATATAGTGCCAACACACTTGTCTTCCTTTGCAACAAAAATATCTCCAGAACATGACTCATTGCGACATAAACATCTAATACTATGCAGGTTCCGAATTTGTATTGCATTGGAGATGCCAATGGTAAACTCATGCTTGCTCATGCGGCCAGCGCGCAAGGAATCTCCGGTAGACAGTTTGTTCACACTGTACTTCTATGCATGTTTTGTTGCAAGATAACAGTTGTTTGATGAGTACTTGCTTATCTGAATATAGTTGTTGAGCAAATATCTGGAAAGGACAACATTCTAAATCATCTAAGCATCCCAGCTGCCTGTTTCACTCATCCTGAGATCAGTATGGTTGGGCTGACTGAGGTAGGTCAAATTTCATACCTCCATATTAACCTCCTCTGCTCAGTTTGGCGGTAACCTCCTGTAAAGTAAAAGGATCGTGCAACCTTTATATAGAAAGGAACAAATGTGTGTATAGAGGTTCAACATGTGTTTAATTTTGAGAGAATGGTTGAATAAAAAATGTCCTAATCACAATTTTTTTACAGCCACAAGCGAGAGAACAGGCTGATCAGGAAGGATTTGAAATAAGTGTTGTTAAGACCAGCTTTAAGGCTAACACAAAAGCTCTGGCAGAGAATGAAGGCGATGGAATTGCCAAGGTAATTCTGTTTCCATGTCTTATAGTTGAGTTGGGTGCTTGCGACGGACATAACAGCCTGACTAATGCTGAGTCATGCAGTAGTTTCTTGAAGTTTTACCTTGAAGATGACATGTACTCTGACTTTTCTTTGCAGATGATTTACCGACCTGACACTGGAGAAATTCTTGGAGTTCACATCTTGGGCTTGCATGCTGCTGACCTCATCCACGAGGCATCAAATGCTATCGCCCTAGGAACTCGCGTACAGGTCAGTGTGGCAGCCATTTTGTTATTTGTTTCGAGTATGCTTAACTGTTATAAAGTTTATTTGCTCACAACTGTTTGCTCCATGCAGGATATCAAGCTTGTTGTTCATGCGCATCCAACTTTGTCTGAAGTTCTGGATGAGCTCTTCAAAGCTGCAAAGGTATTTATATGTCTTGTTTACTTTTGTTATGTTTAGAGATTAGAATTGCTTTTTGACAAAAATATGGAGAACCATATATGTTACGTTTCGTTTATTTTCTTGTCAGGTCACAGGTATTCCGCAAGCTGTAAGCGAGCCAGTTGCAGCTTAGAGAGGAACAGGAGCGGAATCCAAATCATCTTGCCTTAGGCCATAGCCCCGCTTTGGttgccatttgctacttcaccagCTACTGGTGACCATAATTAGTAATGAGCTCCACACTGTTAGTGCCAAGCTATCAATTTGTCGAGGAAAAGAGAAGATTTACTGCTTCGCTCTATATATGTATCAAATACTTACAATTTGTGTAGCCTGTTTAGCCATTGTAGATTGATCAATTCGTCCACATGAGAATAACTGTCTTGGAGCAGCCTCGAAACACAAGACTTAGATCTAACTTCAGGTGCTAATGACTGCCCATGTATTGAGATTTGTGATGTTTTTTACAGTCGAAAGCAACTCCATTACTTCAGAAAATTGTGAACCAGCAGCATCGGAGTATTATCCaaattttaaaattcaaaatgTTTGAGGTTTTGAACAAAATTTGATTCAAGAGTTGTTTCCCCAGTTGGTTTTATCACAGTGAGAGTTTGAAGCCGAGTCCTACTCCCTCTGTTTGGCATACGAGTCCACTTGTATTTTAAGTCCAACTTTGACCATCAAAATCTGAATCTGAATTCATATTTTTTGTGTCTTAGGTTAGGTAGAAACTTTTTTTCAaaacaaaatataaattatacAATGCTGGGAACTCCTTTCATATCTGAATTCAGTGATATAACTTTTGtggcatataatttatattttattagtCAACTTGGTAGTCAAAGGAAATATGATGGAGACTTGTTAGACCTGGATAGAGGCAAGGATTACGAATGCATGAGTCGGCGAGTCGATCTGGGGTAGCGACTCGCAGACTAGTCAAGACTCATGTTGAGTAGTAAATATAAGTTCAGCAATAGGTACTATAAAATACTGTAATATATAATACTAGTATGTAAATATGTAAAACAACAGAAGACCGAAGAAGGAGAGTTGTGGGAGGATCAGGGAGCAGCAGACGACCAACAAGAGTAGCAACCACCGACTACGGAGGAGCATACCGGCAACAACCAACGGAGGGAGGAGCAGACCAGCACCCACATCAACCAGTGGAGGAGCTTCAGAGCAATAACAACAACATGTGAAGGAGAAGATCAGGAGCCAGAAAGGATATGTGGCggtgccatgagcttgcagttgCGGGGCAGCAGGATCGTGGCAAGAACGACTAGGGGAGAGTTGTAGGTAGGCAGGAGCGAGGATTTCTTTTGGGTTTCATGGAAAAAACTAGGTAGCTTGATCTAGATTTTATATGCAAtatgaaagaaaaaaaagaggtgTGTTTATTTTTTGAGTCGTTTGACTTAAAAAAGGGACCAGTCGAGGTTAGTCGTGACTATTCGAATGAGTCGCTCTACTCATCCAACAAGTCAAGTCAAGACATCGAGTCGACCTCGTAGTTGCGACTCATTGACTAGTGGTGGACTAGTCGCGACTAGTCGAGTGACTCGAAATTCATGGATAGAGGGACCATTTTATTATGTTTGGGTGGTTTTTTCGTGAACATGAAAAGCTAATACATGTAGTAATAATATAGTACTCCATTTGATcccttttaattgactcagaaTTAGTATAACTGTGTACTAATCTCGAATCAATTAAAAGGGATCGGCGGGACTATGATTTATCATCAATGACTCATTGTCCCACTCTATGTAATCTTGATTTTATGTTATCAGCCGTCCTTTAAACATTTGTAAAATGCGATAATTTTACTTCGAGGTGTTCACCACATTTGCAGGGGTTTATTGTATTAACGATGTCAGAGGCTTTTGGATTTCTTATATTGGCTTAGATTTGATTCGATTTGCATGCTATGAAGGCCGGTTCTTTACACTACCTTTTTAACGTGGAGAAGCCCCTAAGGGTCTAGATACCATTAATAGCGACAACGGAAGTACAAAGTAGAATGGAACAACGAGAAAACAAAAAATATCAACTAGGTGCTTAACTTTTACAAAGAAGGTCCTACAAAGAAATTAAAACATGCAATTAGGTCCTTCGCCGCATCCAAGAGGGAGCTCCAACCATGGCCATCTGAAATGATAGAGATGGTACCCTAGAAGGGGTGAATAGGTTCTACAATTTATTAAATTCTTTTGCAATTTTAGCCTTTGAGGAATAGTAAGTGAGCTTAATTTTAACTAGGTTAGACAACTTAGATGATGATACAAGGTACTTCAAGTACGAAGACTATCACAAAGTTGAATAACACAAGTAAAGAGATCAGTTATAAATAACCGAAGCAcggggagacgaagatgtatttttGTATTTCCTTCCTTGGGAGGATGGTACGTCATGTTGGCGAGGTGTGGGATCCCATGAAGGACTTCCCAACACCACGAAGGgtcaccttcttcttcggtgcctATCCCATTAAGAAATAGCTCACTTATTCGTGATAGATTTTAGGTTAGCCTCCAAACCATCACAAACTTATTCTTGGAGCAAAATCCACAACCCGGATAGCTTTCGAACAACCCTAGCCGCCTAGGGTTTCCCACAAACTCAAGAGTAACAAGCTTGCTCAATGAACTCCGACCAAAGCCAAATTCCTTTCTAGAAAGCAAGATGAGGTCCCGATCTAGGATCCTCAACAAATGGTGTTTCAGCAATGGTGTCTGAGAGAGAGCATAAGGATGTGAAATAAATGGCTAACCTAACCGTACCTCCTCAAGGAGGAAAATGGGTATTTATAGTCCAAGAAGAAAATTAGCCGTTTGGGGGAAATTTCTGCGACCCGACCCAAACCGGCTGTAAGTTCGGCGGAGTCGAACCACACTCCAGATGGTCCgactgtaagggtatattgcccctatgtgtggttttggtaattaatgacaacccctatggactaatgttttcattgagtttatatgaaggaatattccataggtactacttgtactccatgtgttggattcaagtatggatgccatgaagataaaggtataccctgtgtattggcatcaagatcatcggtatgaagatatatatgtgatatgatcaagaagaagaaatgaagatggagttcttatgtggaactcaatattagccatgctctatcttatgtgagtatgagatgatacaaggttgagttgggcaagttcaagatgagcatcttgagtgaatcacatgcttgaagcttgccgtccatttggtgataatgggcatgtgaagatgtgcatcaatggagctttcccgtcatagtgtatgggggagcatttgtgagtcttcataaagaaccattgatcaagtgaggcattccggcttgagtgaagcttgaagagttatcatcaagatcgagcgggatgcgcaaggcaaaggtatgaccttgctaggttttccttttaccggtctcaaggtggatgttgggagaccggattataggatagatagccgcactattaagaggggctttcggttgggtaacttgatcacatcatcttagggagctcaatcctttgcatactttgcatatccttattgcttcttagtgtttctatgtgtaaggctcttgagcttgttgctagctttacaacaagcccaagttcatcgaaaacggagttcgcatgcatcttctattgcgttttcgaggttgggtgattttaccggttattcatgatataaggttctaccttttatattcatgataaaattccctcctacagattcttgagtttgcactttctatagggtagcatttgttgttatcttccaaacaaaattggtttcattcgaatcggagttcgggagcactagttattaaaggaaaaggaaaaaggagaaaagaagaaaaagaaaagaggggcagccggctgggcgaccggtcagccgggccgcacgccggcccacccggtccgcaccgggcgccaaccggaccggatTTTGGCCTGTAACCGGCCTCGGGCCCGGTCCGCAACCGACCAGCCCGGCGCCCTCCCGGCCCGACCGGCGCCTCCTGGGCCGCCTTCGCCCCGCGCGGCCCATGCGGCATGCGCCGCCCACGCGCCCGCGCGCCTCCTGCCTTTTTGCCGCCCAGCGGCTGCCGCCGCCCCGCCCGGccagtgggccggcccgaccgggcgCCCAGCTGGGCTGGTCAGCGCCatttccggtcggccggcctggcagccggctggggcACCTTTTTGGGCCGTTTTTTATGCGATTTTCACACagttttctccccaacggttatttcttcctcccttgctataaatacctttctcccaccttgagacaagtagttcttcctattctctctcctccattgttccattttgaagaacttgctctcctctttgattcctccaaccattcttgctcattcttgaggatttgagagaggagatctagatctacaattccaccaaaccatttcttctctaagtgagggaatctcttgggatctagatcttgaagtctttggttgactttcccctttgttcttcctctccaatctcatcctagcattcgttgctttggtgggatttgagtgtgaaggacttgaacacctctagtgttcttgctttgcatcattgcatagtgttgagctctctaccacgattagttcgagtgagagaccgtgagcttgttactcttggagggagacctcctagttggcttggtgattggtgctccggtgatctcttcaagaagattgtgaagaggcccgggcttctccttcgtggagcttgtgaagtggttgtggagcttgccatctccggagcggaggaaaagctaaccataaggaaagggcgtgggtgtggttcggagaatagggtgagccttcgtggcgcggggaatccttcgtgggacctccactcctccaaacgtgacgtaccttcttgcaaaggaagggaacacgggaatacatcctcgtctccgcgtgcctcggttatttttatacccgagctctctttccttgtgatagccatcgtgcttgaagtacatatatcttgctatcacttgtgctacatatatcttgtgcctatcttgcttagctctagttgctattgttacacttagttgagcttagcatatttagggtttgtgcttgtaaactaaacgatagtttaattccgcattcttacaagacaaatccgcaagagtttgtaattgcctattcacccccccctctaggcgacatctcgatctttcaattggtatcagagcaaggtctctccttgtttaaggcttcaccgccttgagagtaaagatgtcggctagaatAGTGCACAATgatacaattgtctttaatggcacaaattatcttttgtggagaaattgcttactttgtaatcttcggaccttgtgtccacatatagagcaatttctagatgtcggtttttctcctccgatggattctcaaaatctatctttagaagatgagaaaaacttacatcttgaagctcaagtatctaatgagcttttattctccttgagactcgatttccgtaggttcttgatatatataaagcgaaaatcgtctcatgagatgtggatcaagcttaaggaaatgtttggtggttccacttctcaattggtcggtggtgactccgaggagctctcttccccttcacatcatgaagagctccaagttgcttccacctccggtcgtgatgagttatcatcctcttccacttcaccaacgtgtagcaagacacgaggtaatgatatggtgagtggtggggaaaattgcaatgttgatattgtgctcaatagtgatgattcttcatctctatcccattgcaatgcttcctctttggacttaaacacatctagcattgaaaataatctacatgcttgtgttgatagttcttgcatatcatgtgtaaatttcttacatagaactcatgatgatatgcttaccttgtcttgttcccataatcaaaatgcttctatttcctctagttggttgttgactaacaatgtagaggaaaccgaacactctatggatcaagacacgatttcaaatgaggattcaagaatatcttcatcttcattcaccggtttgcacatgtgccttatggcaaaaggatcaaaggtatctcctactttgactcctaacacatcctctaacgatgataatgatgatgatgataatgatgaagaatataataccgtggtgcataatatggcaatggtatatgcttctctccatggtaataaagaaggtcgtgctaatctcgaacactctatggataccttgaataaatatcgggaaaccatagtggagttggagtcccatgttgaaaatggggaaatgagattcactcttctcaagcatgagctaaaagatgagaagcatactaattttatgcttacacaaaaaattgaatcctatatgcatgaaaatgagaaaactattgttgatgcttgtgctactaactctacttcttgtgaagcatctatcttaaaggagaatgctgagttaagggctcaacttgagttgctaactagcaattatagggaattagaagaaagtcataaaaagctttcgggctctcatgatgaccttctaatttcctatgatgggctaaagttagctcatgaggctagtatcactaaggtaacatcttgtgagcctcatgtggacattagcacaatctctactacaaatgctatattgccatgtgctagtccttgtaatccatctagtcaaactagtgatacaccttgtgttggattacttgctttgccttgttgctctaacaatgaagcttctacttcctctagtacttgtatttctactaaccatgtagaggaaatcaaagagctcgaggcccaagtcttgtcttagaagaaagacttggaaaagcgtcatgaagggaaatccgcacttgacaagatgctaagtgtgcaacaatcccccaatgacaagagtggacttggattcaactccaataacaagaacaagtcccagagcaagaacaacaagaagaagggccaagacaaagtcaaggattcggccaagattgtttgcttcaagtgcaaagttgaagggcaccatgttagatcatgcccattgaagaagaagcacttaagtgagaagcaacaagggaaacggccacaaggtcaagctcaagctcaagctcgacctcaagttgaagataggccaattcccaagaagaatcaagataaagttccccaagagaagaaatcaataaagaagaaaaaggggaacacttgctacttatgccgtgagaaggggcatctTGCTTCTtcatgcttaggtggtaccttatctaacactataattgttgatgatgattattctctagggaaggataaggatggcaatgtgtttgccaagtttgttggaactcaaaatggtttcaagaaaagaaccatttgggttgccaagcctattgtgactaacctcttaggacccaacttggttggggaccaacaagctcaaacttgatcaataggtgcatgtggaggtcattggagtcttggctacttcatgaagaattaagggatcttcatatattatatttttaccaagccaagtcgtatggattatcatctatatcttatatccaatgttccgctttgcggtaacttatacttcaactcaccatatttattgtaagttacttgccccctttgcatgtttggttttgtatcaaatatgtgtttgtatatgttgtatcttactttcctatcttgtgtattcaagtatgcttgtttgactcatcatatacttgtgtattgttttgagcctaatgcatcttgatgatatcttatttggctctctttgaagtgattaatggaacatcccattttgggggagtgatatgctttgtgcatatctctttctttaaaatgtgtgtacatgggtaccaccacttagtattgacattgcaagattatctagtcactatgtggtgtgtcatactcatgagaaattcaaattctaaatatccattaatcatctctagttgaattttagttgcctcttgtttagaagaaatgttttatcacattatgggggagtaatatgttttgtacatatcacaagcctagaaaatgtgaacatatgaggttatgccacttagagttgatgctcttaattatcttgttcctaggtggcatgtttgctcaaacaagctccattcctaataaaaatcttttattactcatcttgtgggttcttgtttgaataagaaattcttggtgcggtttttcctcaaatacatatctctatatcttatttgggacaccgtttgcttcaaaagttattctaatcattgccgtgcgtgattgtttgactagttgaagttatcaagaatcttcatccgtgcatagtgcttaattatatatacttatcctatgccttttattgtgaagttgatccttactatcattgtcaacactccaccggaaattatttcctatatactcattgtctttgacaattgataatcttgtatgtggttgaatttttggatcatcttcaccttggattgtttctcacttccttattttatttccaagaaatctttgtagctcccatatgtcttccttgtccctttgaaaaatcttttgataaatccccttgattcacatcaagtgtttgttttggaatacatacattttccttacggtacattgtgccattgtgaaaagtgtagtgggtttggtttatttgttcgaaccttgctcctttgggagttttgctatctcattccttcttttaTGCGTTATTtggtgaatgagataaatctttgagcatgtttgctttatttcatcctttatgctcaatggtttcttcttagttcatgtaatgtcccaggtttagagacgatcgaggggtagattttagaaagggatgtgcattgcattgtaatttacggggaaatttcgcgcttttaaaacaaaactgcatcgaagagggacaggtttctctctcgacatcctacagggttagggtttcgagagtgcgatgaacttgttcctacttatctaaattagggttttgagaagagagaagtgaaagtgcattgaaatcataagttgcatgattgaattacaagttaagttgtttgaatgaattcaaaccaaatttgaatttgaatttcaaattcaaacatcaaatgattatcacataattcaaatttgagataatttaataaataattatcattaatcaagattataagtaatacaacaattacacaaagctcattaaggaaaacttgagctttattgatattcacaaaatacaatgtcaattacaatatccagaattgaaaaataaatttacaacacattacaagaattgatgaaatagaaaaaagaaaaaggaaaattacaaggtatttaaatgacctaaactacattgtgatcttcatgaattctttgttcaagatgatcttgagttcatcttgagcatcttcttgatccctgcacacacacacaacaatcagaacattaagccaagtggcaaagccacttggcaggttagcaaatattacATAGTGTGGATATgaccaa
Coding sequences within it:
- the LOC127327076 gene encoding dihydrolipoyl dehydrogenase 1, chloroplastic — protein: MFSTAMSLSTAAVVAGGAVRPDAIRPADLRFCGLRREALGIRLLSASPQAAAAAKRKVLAAAATGNGAAGSGGFDYDLVIIGAGVGGHGAALHAVEKGLKTAIIEGDVVGGTCVNRGCVPSKALLAVSGRMRELQDEHHMKSLGLQVSSSGYDRQSVADHANNLASKIRSNLTNSMKSLGVDILTGFGTVVGKQKVRYGKVGFPDNEITARNIIIATGSVPFVPKGIEIDGKTVFTSDHALKLESVPDWIAIVGSGYIGLEFSDVYTALGSEVTFVEALDQLMPGFDPEIAKLAQRILINPRKIDYHTGVFASKITPAKNGKPVLIELIDAKTKEHKETLEVDAALIATGRAPFTKGLGLENMNVVTQRGFIPVDERMQVMDADGNAVPNLYCIGDANGKLMLAHAASAQGISVVEQISGKDNILNHLSIPAACFTHPEISMVGLTEPQAREQADQEGFEISVVKTSFKANTKALAENEGDGIAKMIYRPDTGEILGVHILGLHAADLIHEASNAIALGTRVQDIKLVVHAHPTLSEVLDELFKAAKVTGIPQAVSEPVAA